A single region of the Triticum dicoccoides isolate Atlit2015 ecotype Zavitan chromosome 2B, WEW_v2.0, whole genome shotgun sequence genome encodes:
- the LOC119364497 gene encoding amino acid transporter AVT1I-like: protein MSHAVPLLGRKEAARPEQAAQNGARNDGSASFVRTCLNGVNALSGVGVLSVPYALSEGGWLSLLLLAAVAAACWYTGLLVGRCMDADPAIRTYPDIGQRAFGSPGRLLVSSFLYAEVYLVAVGFLILDGDNLDKLFPDSSLALGPVSLAGKQLFVVLVALMVAPTTWLRSLGVLAYVSAAGVFASVVVVLSVLWVAAVDGVGFSGRGATTPLRLAGLPTALGLYTFCYCGHAVFPTLYTCMKQKSQFPKMLAICFLLCTLNYGSMAVLGYLMYGDGVQSQVTLNLPAARLGSKIAIYTTLVNPLAKYALMVTPIATVIEERIYVAVGQGAAVSVAVRTLLVLSTVVVAIALPFFGYLMALVGSFLSVGVCMLLPCVCYLRIFGAPSIKCCRTAMEAAAIFGILALGALAAVTGTYSSVMQIIHHL from the exons ATGAGCCATGCCGTGCCGCTTCTCGGGAGGAAAGAGGCCGCGCGGCCGGAGCAGGCGGCGCAAAACGGGGCTCGGAACGACGGCAGTGCCAGCTTCGTGCGAACTTGCCTCAACGGCGTCAACGCCCTGTCAG GTGTTGGGGTGCTGTCGGTGCCCTACGCGCTGTCGGAGGGTGGGTGGCTGAGCCTGCTGCTGCTGGCCGCCGTGGCTGCCGCCTGCTGGTACACCGGCCTCCTCGTCGGGCGCTGCATGGACGCCGACCCGGCAATCCGGACGTACCCGGACATAGGCCAGCGCGCCTTCGGGTCCCCCGGCCGCCTGCTCGTGTCGTCTTTCCTGTACGCCGAAGTCTACCTCGTCGCCGTCGGCTTCCTCATCCTCGACGGGGACAACCTCGACAAACTCTTCCCGGACTCCAGCCTCGCCCTGGGGCCCGTGTCGCTCGCGGGGAAGCAGCTCTTCGTCGTGCTCGTCGCGCTCATGGTCGCGCCCACGACGTGGCTGCGCAGTCTGGGCGTGCTCGCGTACGTATCCGCAGCAGGCGTGTTCGCGTCGGTCGTCGTCGTCCTCAGCGTGCTCTGGGTGGCGGCCGTCGACGGCGTCGGGTTCTCCGGGCGAGGCGCTACTACGCCGCTGCGGCTCGCCGGCCTCCCCACCGCTCTCGGCCTCTACACCTTCTGCTACTGCGGCCACGCCGTGTTCCCGACGCTGTACACATGTATGAAGCAAAAGTCCCAGTTCCCAAAG ATGCTGGCGATATGCTTTCTGCTGTGCACGCTCAACTACGGCTCAATGGCCGTGCTCGGGTACCTCATGTACGGCGACGGCGTGCAGTCCCAGGTGACGCTCAACCTGCCGGCGGCGAGGCTCGGCTCCAAGATCGCCATATACACGACGCTGGTGAACCCGCTGGCCAAGTACGCGCTCATGGTTACGCCGATCGCAACGGTCATCGAGGAGAGGATCTATGTCGCGGTAGGCCAGGGCGCCGCGGTCTCCGTGGCGGTGAGGACGCTGCTGGTGCTCAGCACGGTGGTCGTGGCGATCGCCTTGCCGTTCTTCGGCTACCTCATGGCGCTAGTGGGGTCCTTCCTCAGCGTCGGCGTGTGCATGCTCCTGCCATGCGTCTGCTACCTCAGGATCTTCGGGGCACCGTCCATCAAGTGTTGTCGCACCGCCATGGAGGCGGCCGCGATCTTCGGGATACTGGCGTTGGGCGCGCTAGCGGCTGTGACAGGCACGTACTCTTCTGTGATGCAAATTATCCACCACTTGTAA
- the LOC119364498 gene encoding pentatricopeptide repeat-containing protein At4g26680, mitochondrial-like, which produces MRPPRALPLPHFTLPPLAGEDLAFVTALRSHLSSSPELAPSSLSRFLPQLNPLRLSHLLLSPPRVAHDLLGSLLPSPPPPLPFALLLHAITPRRSSELLASLLPSVSHHAFPELLHHLILTARLAAGSRGTGAAVPAVDVLFSACARRNKLSQATLTFRAMRAHGLLPRVESCNVFISAALRLKRPEIAVSFFREMRRCCISPNMYTANMVLRAFCALGRVAEAATVLDEMPDWGVDRTVVSFNTLIAAYCREHGGLEHALELKKKMELEGLAPSEVTYNTILHVLCKEGRMQQANRLLSEMKVKRVVPNTVTYNTLIYGYVMHGDNGTAWRVHEGMVKNGVELDIITYNALILGLCRDGKIKKAVHLFQQLDRSKLEPNASTFSALILGYCMTQNSERALQLLKVMKKSGFHPNYDTYKIVISAFCKNKDFEGAVDVMKELLEMCMAPDKVLLHEFFEALSKAKKLHLAEDLRSADKGGKFIPSIYYTGDYRNNGEEKTAC; this is translated from the coding sequence ATGCGGCCGCCGCGCGCGCTTCCGCTGCCGCACTTCACTCTCCCGCCGCTTGCCGGCGAGGACCTCGCCTTCGTCACCGCCCTCCGCTCCCACCTCTCCTCCTCCCCGGAGCTCGCGCCCTCCTCCCTGTCCCGCTTCCTACCCCAACTCAACCCCCTCCGCCTctcacacctcctcctctccccgcCCCGGGTGGCTCACGACCTCCTCGGCtccctcctcccctcgccgccgcccccgctcccATTCGCCCTCCTCCTCCACGCCATCACCCCGCGCCGCTCCTCCGAGCTCCTCGCCTCACTGCTCCCCTCCGTCTCGCACCACGCCTTCCCGGAGCTCCTCCACCACCTCATCTTAACCGCTCGCCTCGCCGCCGGGAGCCGCGGCACCGGCGCCGCAGTTCCCGCCGTCGACGTTCTCTTCTCTGCTTGCGCGCGCCGAAACAAGCTCTCTCAGGCCACGCTCACCTTCCGCGCCATGCGTGCGCATGGCCTGCTCCCGCGGGTCGAGTCCTGCAACGTCTTCATCTCCGCGGCGCTCCGCCTGAAGCGCCCCGAGATCGCCGTGTCCTTCTTCCGGGAGATGCGCCGGTGCTGTATCTCGCCCAACATGTACACGGCCAACATGGTGTTGCGGGCCTTCTGTGCCTTGGGGCGGGTCGCCGAGGCGGCCACGGTGCTCGATGAAATGCCGGATTGGGGGGTTGATAGGACGGTGGTCAGCTTCAACACGCTGATCGCTGCTTATTGCAGGGAGCATGGTGGTCTGGAACATGCGCtggagctgaagaagaagatggagctgGAGGGGCTAGCGCCCAGTGAGGTGACCTACAACACGATCCTCCATGTGCTGTGCAAGGAGGGGAGGATGCAGCAAGCGAATCGTTTGTTGAGCGAAATGAAGGTGAAGAGGGTTGTGCCGAACACAGTGACATACAATACTTTGATTTATGGGTATGTCATGCATGGTGATAATGGAACAGCGTGGAGGGTTCATGAAGGGATGGTTAAGAATGGAGTCGAGCTTGATATCATAACTTACAATGCGCTCATTCTTGGTCTTTGCCGGGATGGGAAGATAAAAAAAGCCGTGCATTTGTTTCAGCAGCTTGACAGGTCCAAGCTTGAACCGAATGCTTCAACTTTCTCAGCGTTGATTCTTGGATACTGTATGACGCAGAATTCAGAGCGAGCACTGCAACTGTTGAAGGTGATGAAAAAATCCGGCTTCCATCCGAATTACGACACATATAAGATTGTTATATCTGCTTTCTGCAAGAATAAGGATTTTGAAGGAGCAGTGGATGTGATGAAGGAGCTTCTCGAGATGTGCATGGCTCCTGACAAGGTCTTATTGCATGAATTCTTTGAAGCTCTCTCAAAGGCTAAAAAGCTCCACCTAGCAGAAGATCTGCGGTCAGCTGATAAAGGTGGAAAGTTTATTCCATCTATCTACTATACTGGTGATTACAGGAACAACGGCGAAGAGAAAACTGCATGTTAA